GGATTGATTTATTAACGGAGATGAAGTAGTATATTCTGAGCCAAAAATCACTGCCTTTACCATATTCTTTATTGCTTCCGTTATTACAATATGAAGCTTTTCAGGAATAATATTATTTATCTTTTTTTGAGCACCTTTAGTTAGGTTTTCCATAAATCCAGATTTTTTTGTCATTTCTTTCTGCCAATTCAATAACTCTCTTACTGCATTATCCTCATATATACCCATAAATAATCCTCCATATTAAACCTTTTTCTATAAAACCATATTATTAAATTATTTTTAAATCTATTTTAGCATCTCCTATAAGTTTCAAAATTTTATATAAAATATGTTATTTCTACATATTTTATAATATAAACTTCTATTATTTTGTATTAATTTTTATTATTTGTAACAATAATGTATATTTTTATTGTAAAGTAATATTTTCCTCATGTATAATATATTATTATATTATTATATATTTTTAAAGGAGAGATTTTATGGAAACCAATACTGGACTTATAAAAAACAACTCTGAGTTAAGAGCTCTATCTCGAAAACAATTGAAAGGAAAATGGGGAACAGCAATTTTATTATACTTTATATTTTTCCTTATAACTGGATTATTAGGATGCATACCTATTGCTGGAGCAATAGTATCTTGGATTATATCTGGGCCACTAACATTTGGACTCATTTCATGCTTTTTAAGACTTGTACGAAATGAAGATTTTAGATTCGAAAATTTATTTGATGGTTTTAAAAATTTTGCATCTTCATTTGTATTAATGTTATTAATGGGAATATTTACATTTCTATGGTCTTTACTTTTCATAATACCTGGTATAATTGCTGCATACAGATATAGTATGGCTTTTTATATACTCAATGATAATCCTGAAATAGGAGCAATGAATGCACTACGAGAAAGTAAAAAAATGATGACAGGTCATAAAGGTAAATTATTTCTTCTTCACCTTAGCTTTATAGGTTGGGGTATACTTATATCAATTGCTTTAGTCTTAGGATATGTTATTGTTATTTCGTTACTTGATACAAGTATTGTATTAGGTATTATTTTATTAATTTTGGCAGCTATAGGCTATTTGTTCCTTATTCCCTATATCAATACAACAACCGCTAATTTTTATGAGAATTTAAAAGAGGTTTCAAAGTATTAATCTGTAAATAAACAGTATCAATTCATTTAAACTTGGAAGAGTTTTATTATACCCTTCCAAGCTTAGATGAATTCAGTGGCTACTAATGGAATAAAAAATATTTATTCGTATACCCATTTAAATTTTACTTATAAAATCCTGCCATTCTTTTAATATTCCTAAGC
This genomic window from Clostridium pasteurianum DSM 525 = ATCC 6013 contains:
- a CDS encoding DUF975 family protein; its protein translation is METNTGLIKNNSELRALSRKQLKGKWGTAILLYFIFFLITGLLGCIPIAGAIVSWIISGPLTFGLISCFLRLVRNEDFRFENLFDGFKNFASSFVLMLLMGIFTFLWSLLFIIPGIIAAYRYSMAFYILNDNPEIGAMNALRESKKMMTGHKGKLFLLHLSFIGWGILISIALVLGYVIVISLLDTSIVLGIILLILAAIGYLFLIPYINTTTANFYENLKEVSKY